A single Methylobacterium sp. 17Sr1-1 DNA region contains:
- the hfq gene encoding RNA chaperone Hfq: protein MAGERAQNLQDTFLNHVRKNKIPLTIFLVNGVKLQGVVTWFDNFCVLLRRDGHSQLVYKHAISTIMPGHPVQLFEQGEEGAEKA from the coding sequence ATGGCGGGCGAACGCGCTCAGAATCTGCAGGACACCTTCCTCAACCACGTTCGCAAGAACAAGATCCCGCTGACGATCTTTCTGGTCAACGGGGTGAAGTTGCAGGGTGTCGTGACCTGGTTCGACAACTTCTGCGTGCTGCTGCGGCGCGACGGCCACTCGCAGCTCGTCTACAAGCACGCGATCTCGACAATCATGCCGGGCCATCCCGTGCAGCTGTTCGAGCAGGGCGAGGAGGGGGCCGAGAAGGCCTGA
- a CDS encoding cysteine synthase family protein has protein sequence MHSSSLRQTSPAATVTPSALGLIGNTPLLALDRVHPGPGRLLAKAEFMQPGGSVKDRAARAILLAAREDGRLAPGAPVVEMTSGNMGAGLAVACAALGHPLVVTMSSGNSPQRAQMLEALGAEVVLVPQVDGAPGQVTGADVTAAAEAARRLAAERGGFYVDQFHAPDGVRAHAETTGPEIWAQAAGRVDAWLAAVGTGATFLGVAAALRARNPRVICAAVEPDGCRPLAGLAVTKPRHLIQGTSYGSVPPHWSEGLMDLSLAVTDQEVERWRRALATQEGLHVGYSAAANVAAAAALLRSGRLPADATAVTVLCDTGLKY, from the coding sequence ATGCACTCGTCGTCGCTACGCCAAACATCCCCGGCCGCGACGGTCACGCCGTCCGCCCTCGGCCTGATCGGCAACACGCCGCTGCTCGCCCTCGACCGCGTGCACCCGGGACCCGGCCGCCTCCTGGCAAAGGCCGAGTTCATGCAGCCCGGCGGGAGCGTCAAGGATCGGGCGGCCCGCGCCATCCTCCTCGCGGCACGCGAGGACGGACGACTGGCCCCGGGAGCCCCCGTCGTGGAGATGACCAGCGGCAACATGGGCGCCGGCCTCGCCGTGGCCTGCGCGGCTCTGGGCCATCCGCTCGTGGTCACGATGTCGTCCGGCAACAGTCCCCAGCGGGCGCAGATGCTGGAAGCCCTCGGGGCCGAGGTCGTGCTGGTGCCCCAGGTGGACGGCGCTCCCGGGCAGGTCACCGGCGCCGACGTGACGGCGGCGGCGGAGGCCGCGCGCCGCCTCGCGGCGGAGCGGGGCGGCTTCTACGTCGACCAGTTCCATGCCCCGGACGGCGTGCGCGCCCACGCGGAGACGACCGGGCCGGAGATCTGGGCGCAAGCCGCCGGCCGGGTCGATGCCTGGCTGGCCGCCGTGGGGACGGGGGCGACCTTCCTCGGGGTGGCCGCCGCCCTGCGCGCGCGCAACCCCCGGGTGATCTGCGCCGCCGTCGAGCCCGACGGGTGCCGACCCCTGGCGGGGCTGGCGGTGACGAAGCCCCGCCACCTCATCCAGGGCACGAGCTACGGCAGCGTCCCGCCGCACTGGTCCGAGGGCCTGATGGACCTGTCCCTCGCCGTGACCGATCAGGAGGTCGAACGCTGGCGCCGGGCGCTCGCGACGCAGGAAGGTCTGCATGTCGGCTACTCGGCCGCCGCCAACGTCGCCGCGGCCGCCGCGCTGCTGCGCTCCGGGCGTCTCCCCGCCGACGCGACCGCCGTCACCGTGCTCTGCGACACGGGCTTGAAATACTGA
- the hflX gene encoding GTPase HflX: MEPRTPGEIRLQSQAEPEAAIAAETRTLVIGPYQTRRDAGEPRPVLARLDEAVGLAAAIELDVADKLLVTVQQIRPSTFLGKGRVEEIAGRIEADGIRLVVMDCALSPVQQRNLEKAWGVKVIDRTGLILEIFGRRASTREGTLQVEHAHLAYQRSRLVRSWTHLERQRGGFGFLGGPGETQIEADRRMIQERMTRIERELETVTRTRGLHRRSRRRVPYPIVALVGYTNAGKSTLFNRLTRAEVLAENMLFATLDPTARAIKLPHGETAILSDTVGFISDLPTMLIAAFRATLEDVIEADILLHVRDIAHEDAEAQGADVAQVLAELGIEPDADRIIEVWNKADLLDEAERERLLNLSRPNGRSPTGQDGPKPVLLSALTGEGIDRLMSRIEARIAAARTSFAVILEPAQGAELHWLYENAEVLDRREDASGDLHLVVRVAPEKEPRFLNRFGAARRLKGVA; encoded by the coding sequence ATGGAACCGCGGACACCGGGCGAGATCCGCCTGCAGAGCCAGGCCGAGCCGGAGGCCGCGATCGCGGCCGAGACCCGCACGCTGGTGATCGGCCCCTACCAGACAAGGCGCGACGCCGGCGAACCCCGCCCCGTCCTCGCCCGCCTCGACGAGGCGGTGGGGCTGGCCGCCGCGATCGAGCTCGACGTGGCCGACAAGCTCCTCGTCACCGTGCAGCAGATCCGGCCCTCGACCTTCCTCGGCAAGGGCCGGGTGGAGGAGATCGCCGGGCGGATCGAGGCCGACGGCATCCGCCTCGTGGTGATGGATTGCGCGCTCTCGCCGGTGCAGCAGCGCAACCTGGAGAAGGCCTGGGGCGTCAAGGTCATCGACCGGACCGGGCTGATCCTGGAGATCTTCGGGCGGCGCGCCTCGACCCGCGAGGGCACGCTCCAGGTCGAGCACGCGCACCTCGCCTATCAGCGCAGCCGTCTGGTGCGGTCCTGGACCCACCTCGAGCGCCAGCGCGGCGGCTTCGGCTTCCTCGGCGGCCCGGGCGAGACCCAGATCGAGGCCGACCGGCGGATGATCCAGGAGCGGATGACCCGGATCGAGCGCGAGCTCGAGACCGTCACCCGCACCCGCGGCCTGCATCGCCGATCCCGCCGCCGGGTGCCGTACCCGATCGTGGCGCTCGTCGGCTACACCAATGCGGGCAAGTCGACCCTGTTCAACCGCCTGACCCGGGCCGAGGTCCTGGCGGAGAACATGCTGTTCGCGACCCTCGACCCGACCGCCCGGGCGATCAAGCTGCCGCACGGCGAGACCGCGATCCTGTCCGACACCGTCGGCTTCATCTCCGACCTGCCGACCATGCTGATCGCCGCCTTCCGGGCGACGCTGGAGGACGTGATCGAGGCCGACATCCTGCTCCACGTCCGCGACATCGCCCACGAGGACGCGGAGGCGCAAGGAGCGGACGTGGCGCAGGTGCTGGCCGAGCTCGGCATCGAGCCCGACGCCGACCGCATCATCGAGGTCTGGAACAAGGCCGACCTCCTCGACGAGGCCGAGCGCGAGCGCCTGCTCAACCTGAGCCGGCCGAACGGCAGGAGCCCGACAGGTCAGGATGGGCCGAAGCCCGTCCTGCTCTCGGCGCTGACCGGCGAGGGCATCGACCGCCTGATGAGCCGGATCGAGGCCCGGATCGCGGCGGCTCGCACGAGCTTCGCGGTGATCCTGGAGCCGGCGCAGGGCGCCGAGTTGCACTGGCTCTACGAGAACGCCGAGGTGCTCGATCGGCGCGAGGACGCGTCGGGCGACCTCCACCTCGTGGTCCGGGTCGCGCCGGAGAAGGAACCGCGCTTCCTCAACCGGTTCGGGGCGGCGCGGCGGCTGAAGGGGGTTGCGTAG
- a CDS encoding PAS domain-containing sensor histidine kinase has translation MLFTRRPRASAPPSGAAGHPPRQVPPRQVPLGPAQDAAPRGPGWFGALAVIVALALALATFLILVGATAIAPTHTVVVTLLLSNVALVLLLVVVIAWEARVFLRARRTNAAAARLHTRIVGLFSLIATLPTVLLAVVASITLERGLSPWFSDRMRNVVLMSVDVADAYLTNQCQSLAREARILSDDLTRARPAFDVERAWFENFLTARAASLGLPIARIMRSPTETVARANIDILKDPPLPSASDFEEAAKSADATCLLPREGRVFGTLMKLPAYDDAFLLVEREVTRLAVEFPGVSRAAATEFLTIDAGRRSVQIAFATMFALIALIALLSAVWFGLNFANRFVTPIRRLINAADQVASGNYYAQVPFRKTEGDLQHLGESFNKMTQELSRQRATLIEQSEQIDSRRRFTEAVLAGVPAGVIGVDGRGVITIANPSAERMLGRSVADLVGEPLEAVMPEFGGLPGDSRARPTQQQIQIARNGRERTIDVRTTSEQSQDGDRGYVVTLDDITDLVTAQRTSAWADVARRIAHEIKNPLTPIQLSAERIRRKYGKVITTDKEVFEQCVATIVRQVDDIKRMVDEFSSFARMPKPAIARNDLTEIVKQNLFMMRVAHPDVTFTLEEGVNRVSAAFDTRLLSQAITNILKNAVEAVQAVPEDVRGESLIAVRLYEEGEAAVIEITDTGKGFPPEGRQRLLEPYMTTREGGTGLGLAIVSKVLEEHGGGIELNDNPRGRGGQVRMRVLREVRRDEPPAAGAGKPAAGEVKPAAGAGKPAAGAGKPARPAQSPAPSPETSPEPAA, from the coding sequence ATGCTGTTCACACGTCGCCCCCGGGCTTCGGCGCCCCCCTCCGGCGCGGCCGGCCACCCCCCCAGGCAGGTCCCGCCCAGGCAGGTCCCGCTCGGGCCGGCACAGGATGCCGCGCCGCGGGGTCCAGGCTGGTTCGGTGCGCTCGCGGTCATCGTCGCCCTGGCGCTGGCGCTCGCCACCTTCCTGATCCTGGTCGGCGCCACCGCGATCGCGCCGACCCACACGGTGGTGGTGACGCTGCTGCTCAGCAACGTCGCCCTGGTGCTGCTGCTCGTCGTCGTCATCGCCTGGGAGGCGCGGGTCTTCCTGCGGGCGCGGCGCACCAACGCGGCGGCCGCCCGGCTCCACACCCGCATCGTCGGCCTGTTCAGCCTGATCGCGACCCTGCCGACGGTGCTGCTCGCCGTGGTGGCGTCGATCACCCTGGAGCGCGGCCTGTCGCCCTGGTTCTCCGACCGGATGCGCAACGTCGTGCTGATGTCGGTCGACGTGGCCGACGCCTACCTGACCAACCAGTGCCAGAGCCTCGCCCGCGAGGCGCGCATCCTCTCCGACGACCTCACCCGGGCGCGCCCCGCCTTCGACGTCGAGCGGGCCTGGTTCGAGAACTTCCTCACCGCGCGCGCCGCCTCGCTCGGCCTGCCCATCGCCCGGATCATGCGCTCGCCGACCGAGACCGTGGCGCGGGCCAACATCGACATCCTCAAGGACCCGCCGCTGCCCTCGGCCAGCGACTTCGAGGAGGCGGCGAAATCCGCCGACGCCACCTGCCTCCTGCCGCGGGAGGGGCGGGTCTTCGGCACGCTGATGAAGCTGCCGGCCTACGACGACGCCTTCCTCCTGGTCGAGCGCGAGGTGACGCGGCTCGCGGTCGAGTTCCCCGGCGTGTCGCGGGCCGCCGCGACCGAGTTCCTGACCATCGACGCCGGGCGGCGCAGCGTGCAGATCGCCTTCGCGACGATGTTCGCGCTGATCGCGCTGATCGCGCTGCTCTCGGCGGTGTGGTTCGGGCTCAACTTCGCCAACCGCTTCGTGACGCCGATCCGCCGGCTGATCAACGCCGCCGACCAGGTCGCGTCCGGCAACTACTACGCCCAGGTCCCGTTCCGGAAGACGGAGGGAGACCTCCAGCACCTGGGCGAGAGCTTCAACAAGATGACCCAGGAGCTCAGCCGCCAGCGCGCCACCCTGATCGAGCAGAGCGAGCAGATCGACAGCCGCCGCCGCTTCACCGAGGCGGTGCTGGCCGGGGTGCCGGCCGGCGTGATCGGCGTCGACGGGCGCGGGGTCATCACCATCGCCAACCCCTCCGCCGAGCGGATGCTCGGGCGCTCGGTCGCCGACCTCGTCGGCGAGCCGCTCGAGGCGGTGATGCCGGAATTCGGCGGCCTGCCGGGGGATTCCCGCGCCCGCCCGACCCAGCAGCAGATCCAGATCGCCCGCAACGGCCGCGAGCGCACCATCGACGTGCGCACGACGAGCGAGCAGTCGCAGGACGGCGACCGCGGCTACGTCGTCACCCTCGACGACATCACCGACCTCGTGACCGCGCAGCGCACCTCGGCCTGGGCCGACGTCGCCCGCCGCATCGCCCACGAGATCAAGAACCCGCTAACCCCGATCCAGCTCTCGGCCGAGCGCATCCGCCGCAAGTACGGCAAGGTGATCACCACCGACAAGGAGGTGTTCGAGCAGTGCGTCGCCACGATCGTGCGCCAGGTCGACGACATCAAGCGGATGGTGGACGAGTTCTCGTCCTTCGCCCGGATGCCGAAGCCCGCGATCGCCCGCAACGACCTGACCGAGATCGTCAAGCAGAACCTGTTCATGATGCGGGTGGCCCATCCCGACGTGACCTTCACGCTGGAGGAGGGCGTGAACCGCGTCAGCGCCGCCTTCGACACGCGGCTCCTGTCGCAGGCAATCACCAACATCCTCAAGAACGCCGTCGAGGCGGTGCAGGCGGTGCCCGAGGACGTGCGGGGCGAGAGCCTGATCGCCGTGCGCCTCTACGAGGAGGGCGAGGCCGCGGTGATCGAGATCACCGATACCGGCAAGGGATTCCCGCCCGAAGGGCGCCAGCGGCTGCTCGAACCCTATATGACCACCCGCGAGGGGGGCACGGGCCTCGGATTGGCGATCGTGAGCAAGGTCTTGGAAGAGCACGGCGGCGGCATCGAGCTGAACGACAACCCGCGCGGGCGCGGCGGGCAGGTGCGCATGCGCGTCCTCCGGGAGGTGCGGCGCGACGAGCCGCCGGCCGCCGGCGCGGGCAAGCCCGCCGCAGGCGAAGTCAAGCCCGCCGCAGGCGCGGGAAAGCCCGCCGCAGGCGCGGGAAAGCCCGCACGGCCGGCCCAGAGCCCGGCGCCCTCGCCGGAGACCTCGCCGGAGCCCGCCGCGTGA
- a CDS encoding sigma-54 dependent transcriptional regulator, producing the protein MSADILIVDDEADIRELVAGILDDEGHRTRTAGSSDEALAAIEARRPHLVFLDIWLQGSRLDGLQVLDVIKAQAPDLPVVMISGHGNIETAVSAIKAGAYDFIEKPFKADRLILVAERALEASRLKREVRDLKARSGQASRIVGASVAANQLRQTVERVAPTNARVMISGAPGSGKELSARTIHAASSRANGPFVVINAATITPETMEAELFGVEAQDGKPRRVGALEEAHGGSLYIDEVADMPRETQNRILRVLVDQNFQRVGGTTRVHVDVRIISSSSRDLAEEIAGGRFREDLFHRLSVVPIRIPSLAERREDVPELIAFFMEQISGATGLPQRRIAADAMAVLQSHDWPGNVRQLRNNVERLMILTQGDPETEVTTEMLPSEVGALVPTTPSGAGGEKLMSLALREAREIFEREYLVAQIARFSGNISRTAEFIGMERSALHRKLKSLGIGA; encoded by the coding sequence ATGAGCGCCGACATTCTGATCGTCGATGACGAGGCCGACATCCGCGAGCTCGTCGCCGGCATCCTCGACGACGAGGGCCACCGCACCCGCACCGCCGGCTCCTCCGACGAGGCGCTGGCGGCGATTGAGGCGCGCCGGCCGCACCTCGTCTTCCTCGACATCTGGCTCCAGGGCTCGCGCCTCGACGGGCTGCAGGTGCTCGACGTGATCAAGGCCCAGGCCCCGGACCTGCCGGTGGTGATGATCTCGGGCCACGGCAACATCGAGACCGCGGTCTCGGCGATCAAGGCGGGCGCCTACGACTTCATCGAGAAGCCGTTCAAGGCCGACCGGCTGATCCTGGTCGCCGAGCGGGCGCTGGAGGCCTCGCGCCTCAAGCGCGAGGTGCGCGACCTCAAGGCGCGCTCCGGCCAGGCGAGCCGCATCGTCGGCGCCTCGGTGGCGGCCAACCAGCTGCGCCAGACCGTCGAGCGCGTCGCCCCAACCAACGCCCGGGTGATGATCTCGGGCGCGCCGGGCTCCGGCAAGGAGCTCTCGGCCCGCACCATCCACGCCGCCTCGTCGCGGGCGAACGGCCCCTTCGTGGTGATCAACGCCGCGACCATCACGCCCGAGACGATGGAGGCCGAGCTGTTCGGGGTCGAGGCCCAGGACGGCAAGCCGCGGCGCGTCGGCGCCCTCGAGGAGGCCCATGGCGGCAGCCTCTACATCGACGAGGTCGCGGACATGCCGCGCGAGACCCAGAACCGCATCCTGCGGGTCCTCGTCGACCAGAACTTCCAGCGCGTCGGCGGCACCACCCGGGTCCATGTCGACGTGCGGATCATCTCGTCCTCGTCGCGCGACCTGGCGGAAGAAATCGCCGGCGGGCGCTTCCGCGAGGACCTGTTCCACCGCCTGAGCGTGGTGCCGATCCGCATCCCCTCGCTCGCCGAGCGGCGCGAGGACGTGCCGGAGCTGATCGCGTTCTTCATGGAGCAGATCTCGGGCGCCACCGGCCTGCCGCAACGGCGCATCGCCGCCGACGCGATGGCGGTGCTGCAGTCCCACGACTGGCCCGGCAACGTCCGCCAGCTGCGCAACAACGTCGAGCGGCTGATGATCCTGACGCAGGGAGACCCCGAGACCGAGGTGACGACCGAGATGCTGCCGAGCGAGGTCGGCGCCCTCGTCCCCACCACCCCGAGCGGCGCCGGCGGCGAGAAGCTGATGAGCCTGGCGCTCCGCGAGGCGCGCGAGATCTTCGAGCGCGAATACCTGGTGGCGCAGATCGCCCGCTTCTCCGGCAACATCTCCCGCACCGCCGAGTTCATCGGCATGGAGCGCTCGGCCCTGCACCGGAAGCTCAAGTCCCTCGGCATCGGCGCGTGA
- a CDS encoding MucR family transcriptional regulator codes for MSSADHVETPQMIGLVSDIVSAYVSNNSVPVGELSSLIRSVHEAVARLGSAVPAEPERLTPPVPIKKTVSPDYLISLEDGRRYRTLKRHLAGRGLTPEAYRQKWGLPPDYPMVAANYAAQRSELAKSIGLGQKPVVRRPRSTQAA; via the coding sequence ATGAGCTCAGCAGACCACGTCGAAACGCCTCAGATGATCGGCCTGGTGTCCGACATTGTGTCGGCCTACGTGTCGAACAACAGCGTGCCGGTGGGCGAGCTGTCGAGCCTGATCCGCAGCGTCCACGAGGCGGTGGCCCGGCTCGGCTCGGCAGTCCCGGCGGAGCCCGAGCGGCTGACCCCGCCGGTGCCGATCAAGAAGACCGTCTCGCCCGACTACCTGATCAGCCTTGAGGACGGGCGCCGGTACCGGACGCTCAAGCGCCACCTGGCCGGGCGCGGGCTCACCCCTGAAGCCTACCGCCAGAAATGGGGCCTGCCGCCGGACTACCCGATGGTCGCCGCCAACTACGCTGCCCAGCGCTCCGAGCTCGCCAAGAGCATCGGGCTCGGCCAGAAGCCGGTGGTCCGCCGCCCGCGCTCGACCCAGGCCGCCTGA